TCGGAGGAGAGGTTAAGACCGTGCAACTCGGTAGGGACGAAATCCCTTGTTTAGATTGTGGCGACACAATTATTATCGGCGGTTCCATCTATGCCGGTAAAATACAGAAATCGGTGAAGAAGTTTATCTCCAATAACCTGAAAACCTTGGTTGAAAAAAAGATCGGGCTTTTTGTTTGTGCCGCTGAAAAGCAAGATCCACGCAAGACCGAACAATTAAACAATGCCTTTTCTCAGAAAATACGCCAGCGGGCGGTATCGATTGAGTGTTTTGGAGATGAAATTTATTGGGAGAAGCTGAATCCTTTCTATAAATTTATTGTAAAATTGATTTCAAAAAAGACAGGTAGCCATTCGAATATAGATTATAACGCTATAGATAGAATGGCTGAGACATTGAGAAAAAGTTAATCAACTAAACTGTTGATTTTATTACTCCCT
This is a stretch of genomic DNA from bacterium. It encodes these proteins:
- a CDS encoding flavodoxin, coding for GGEVKTVQLGRDEIPCLDCGDTIIIGGSIYAGKIQKSVKKFISNNLKTLVEKKIGLFVCAAEKQDPRKTEQLNNAFSQKIRQRAVSIECFGDEIYWEKLNPFYKFIVKLISKKTGSHSNIDYNAIDRMAETLRKS